A part of Euzebya sp. genomic DNA contains:
- a CDS encoding NAD-glutamate dehydrogenase: protein MHTSLSQLCEALEHALPEERAANACALALATYRRLPGGDLSRLDTDLAVRRISRALDAFEEGTADDPTIRVEAVDGTTLVHIHLTDGPFVLSTITEELHRLGLEPLDLAHPVVGVVRDADGALREITSARDADHRETYLALDLQTELGERSRTRVAEHLHRVLADALHVVGDFHDIRSAVERIIDEASGWGDAAAPFDGDPDELVAFLRWLLDDHFVFLGYRRYDVRDDAVTVGEGSGLGLLRDEGESRFADPVKVADLSGVMRAHVAAGGPLLRMTRTARSSTVHRQVRMMDIGVPRLDGDGAVVGRHRLIGLLAQKAFVEPASKIPVLRRKLGAILDAEDVVDHSQDERALRTLFDAFPKQELFESDTEHLRDSLVSLMDLGRHGDVRVMLRPEESGHSTSALVTVPRERFSSELREDIQQLIAERVGAQSVSYQLSMTERDQPLMHFTMRLREGESARPVDVDALQQEIVVLTRSFADTLVDALAGDGGPVGDRAAARRWADALPATYTQTTAVETAVEDVRQLVSLDGPEAVRMRLAAPAADDDADLLRFRLSKAGEGVELSGFVPVLESLGLVVVEEHPYELRDTPVADEVHLHDYGVRCETAVDVDADGPRIAAAAHAMWEQRAQVDSLNRLVTSAGMDVGEVVVLRAYRRYLRQIGTTYTEATTNEALLEHPDVARALIAYVDARFDPDGPADPEAREAAASDARQAVVDALDQVTRLDQDRILRSFLGVIDATLRTNRWRDRPWLALKVDPSRVPGVPKPVPFREVFVYSPRMEGVHLRGGPVARGGLRWSDRMDDFRTEVLGLMKAQVAKNAVIVPTGSKGGFVLKQRPTDSAQLAEEVEAQYRVFIRGLLDVTDDIEGDRIVAPDRVVRADGDDPYLVVAPDKGTAAFSDVANAISEEYGYWLGDAFASGGSSGYDHKSMGITARGAWVAVQRHFRELGVDVQTEPFTAVGVGDMSGDVFGNGMLRSRTTRLVAAFDHRDIFIDPAPDPGPAYDERRRLYETPRSSWQDYDRDLISPGGGVWSRTAKVVPLSPEAREALRVDAEELSPPELIRAILAAPADLLWFGGIGTYVKAREESHADVGDRANDAVRIDADEIGARVVGEGGNLAMTQRGRIAYSRRGGRCNTDAIDNVAGVNTSDREVNLKILLGQAIEDGLLDEADRDDLLASQTEELADQVLRDSYLQTWAVSQELHAAPGGMGGYEMLMSRLESRGRLDRDVEVLPDPAEIDRRQDQGAGMTRPELCVLLAYAKIDLSEALLASDVIDQPEFDEVRTRYFPTPVAERFGDLPERHRLGRELVATVVANDLCNRLGITWATRTAGDLGCDVAEVAGAYWLAREVIDADGLWREVEGLDARTDPVLQLELKARVDWLVDAFARSYVRMGRVADISAAVADDRPLFRDLAERTAKADLREQRRSIREAAERWIDLGIDEEVATRMAALPALMLVPGIAVTARSAHRSVADCAAVYEGLARHLPLEQLNAGLMAYEPHGRWQRGQHRGLIDDLRGIHHTLARQAIAEDAGTGDDADPAEVVERYLAAREDAVAQAGDIARQVRSQTDSDLDALAVAVRALGQIIA, encoded by the coding sequence ATGCACACCTCACTCAGCCAGCTCTGCGAGGCGCTCGAGCACGCGCTGCCCGAGGAGCGGGCCGCCAACGCCTGCGCGCTCGCCCTCGCCACCTACCGCCGCCTGCCGGGCGGGGACCTGTCCCGGCTCGACACCGACCTGGCGGTGCGCCGGATCAGCCGTGCGCTCGACGCGTTCGAGGAGGGCACCGCCGACGACCCGACGATCCGGGTCGAGGCGGTCGACGGCACCACCCTGGTGCACATCCACCTCACCGACGGCCCGTTCGTGCTGTCGACGATCACCGAGGAGCTCCACCGGCTGGGGCTCGAGCCCCTCGACCTCGCCCACCCGGTCGTCGGGGTCGTGCGCGATGCCGACGGGGCGCTGCGCGAGATCACGTCGGCCCGCGACGCCGACCACCGCGAGACCTACCTCGCCCTCGACCTGCAGACCGAGCTGGGGGAGCGGTCGCGGACCCGCGTCGCCGAGCACCTGCACCGCGTGCTGGCCGACGCCCTCCACGTCGTCGGGGACTTCCACGACATCCGGTCGGCCGTCGAGCGGATCATCGACGAGGCGAGCGGCTGGGGCGACGCCGCCGCGCCCTTCGACGGGGACCCCGACGAGCTCGTCGCGTTCCTCCGCTGGCTGCTCGACGACCACTTCGTGTTCCTCGGCTACCGGCGCTACGACGTCCGCGACGACGCGGTCACGGTGGGGGAGGGGTCGGGCCTCGGCCTGCTCCGCGACGAGGGGGAGTCCCGCTTCGCCGACCCGGTCAAGGTGGCGGACCTGTCCGGGGTCATGCGCGCCCACGTCGCCGCCGGCGGCCCGCTGCTCCGCATGACCCGGACCGCGCGCAGCTCGACGGTCCACCGCCAGGTCCGGATGATGGACATCGGGGTCCCCCGGCTGGACGGCGACGGGGCGGTCGTCGGTCGGCACCGGCTGATCGGCCTGCTGGCGCAGAAGGCGTTCGTCGAGCCGGCGTCGAAGATCCCGGTGCTGCGCCGCAAGCTCGGCGCGATCCTCGACGCCGAGGACGTCGTCGACCACTCCCAGGACGAGCGGGCGCTCCGGACCCTCTTCGACGCGTTCCCGAAGCAGGAGCTGTTCGAGTCCGACACCGAGCACCTGCGCGACTCGCTCGTGTCGCTGATGGACCTCGGCCGGCACGGCGACGTCCGGGTGATGCTGCGGCCGGAGGAGTCCGGGCACTCGACGTCGGCGCTGGTCACCGTGCCCCGCGAGCGGTTCAGCTCAGAGCTCCGGGAGGACATCCAGCAGCTGATCGCCGAGCGGGTCGGCGCCCAGTCCGTCAGCTACCAGCTGTCGATGACGGAGCGGGACCAGCCGCTCATGCACTTCACCATGCGGCTGCGCGAGGGGGAGTCGGCCCGGCCGGTCGACGTCGACGCCCTGCAGCAGGAGATCGTGGTCCTGACCCGCTCCTTCGCCGACACCCTCGTCGACGCCCTTGCCGGCGACGGCGGGCCCGTGGGCGACCGGGCTGCCGCCCGTCGGTGGGCCGACGCCCTGCCGGCCACGTACACCCAGACCACGGCGGTGGAGACCGCCGTCGAGGACGTCCGCCAGCTCGTGTCCCTCGACGGTCCCGAGGCGGTCCGGATGCGGCTGGCCGCCCCCGCGGCGGACGACGACGCCGACCTGCTGCGCTTCCGGCTCTCGAAGGCCGGCGAGGGGGTGGAGCTCTCGGGCTTCGTGCCCGTGCTCGAATCCCTCGGCCTGGTGGTGGTCGAGGAGCACCCCTACGAGCTGCGTGACACCCCCGTCGCCGACGAGGTCCACCTGCACGACTACGGGGTGCGGTGCGAGACCGCGGTCGACGTCGATGCGGACGGGCCACGCATCGCCGCGGCGGCCCACGCGATGTGGGAGCAGCGCGCCCAGGTCGACAGCCTCAACCGGCTGGTGACGAGCGCCGGCATGGACGTCGGCGAGGTCGTCGTGCTGCGGGCCTACCGGCGCTACCTCCGCCAGATCGGGACCACCTACACCGAGGCGACGACCAACGAGGCGCTGCTCGAGCACCCCGACGTGGCGCGGGCGCTGATCGCCTACGTCGACGCCCGCTTCGACCCCGACGGGCCGGCCGACCCCGAGGCGCGCGAGGCGGCCGCGTCGGACGCCCGCCAGGCCGTGGTCGACGCGCTCGACCAGGTCACCCGCCTGGACCAGGACCGCATCCTCCGCTCCTTCCTCGGCGTCATCGACGCGACGCTGCGGACCAACCGCTGGCGTGACCGGCCGTGGCTCGCCCTCAAGGTCGACCCCTCCCGCGTGCCGGGCGTGCCGAAGCCCGTGCCGTTCCGCGAGGTGTTCGTCTACTCCCCGCGGATGGAGGGGGTGCACCTCCGCGGCGGACCGGTCGCCCGCGGCGGGCTGCGCTGGTCCGACCGCATGGACGACTTCCGGACCGAGGTCCTCGGCCTGATGAAGGCCCAGGTGGCGAAGAACGCGGTGATCGTCCCGACCGGGTCGAAGGGCGGGTTCGTGCTGAAGCAGCGCCCGACGGACTCCGCACAGCTCGCCGAGGAGGTCGAGGCGCAGTACCGGGTGTTCATCCGCGGTCTGCTCGACGTGACCGACGACATCGAGGGCGACCGCATCGTCGCGCCGGACCGCGTCGTCCGGGCCGACGGCGACGACCCGTACCTCGTCGTCGCACCCGACAAGGGGACCGCGGCGTTCAGCGACGTCGCCAACGCGATCAGCGAGGAGTACGGCTACTGGCTCGGCGACGCGTTCGCGAGCGGCGGGTCGAGCGGGTACGACCACAAGTCGATGGGCATCACCGCCCGGGGCGCCTGGGTGGCGGTGCAGCGGCACTTCCGCGAGCTCGGCGTCGACGTCCAGACCGAGCCGTTCACCGCCGTCGGCGTCGGCGACATGTCCGGCGACGTGTTCGGCAACGGGATGCTGCGCAGTCGCACCACCCGCCTCGTGGCCGCGTTCGACCACCGGGACATCTTCATCGACCCGGCCCCGGACCCCGGCCCGGCGTACGACGAGCGCCGCCGCCTCTACGAGACGCCCCGGTCGTCCTGGCAGGACTACGACCGCGACCTCATCTCCCCCGGCGGCGGCGTCTGGTCGCGGACCGCGAAGGTCGTGCCGCTCAGCCCCGAGGCCCGCGAGGCCCTGCGGGTCGACGCGGAGGAGCTGAGCCCCCCCGAGCTGATCCGGGCCATCCTGGCCGCCCCGGCCGACCTCCTGTGGTTCGGCGGGATCGGCACCTACGTCAAGGCCCGGGAGGAGAGCCACGCCGACGTCGGCGACCGCGCGAACGACGCCGTCCGGATCGACGCGGACGAGATCGGCGCCCGGGTGGTCGGTGAGGGCGGCAACCTGGCGATGACCCAGCGGGGCCGGATCGCCTACAGCCGGCGCGGCGGCCGCTGCAACACCGACGCGATCGACAACGTCGCCGGGGTCAACACCTCCGACCGCGAGGTGAACCTGAAGATCCTGCTCGGCCAGGCCATCGAGGACGGCCTGCTCGACGAGGCAGATCGCGACGACCTGCTCGCCAGCCAGACCGAGGAGCTGGCCGACCAGGTGCTGCGCGACAGCTACCTGCAGACGTGGGCGGTCAGCCAGGAGCTCCACGCCGCCCCCGGCGGGATGGGCGGCTACGAGATGCTGATGAGCCGCCTCGAGTCCCGCGGGCGGCTGGACCGCGACGTGGAGGTGCTGCCGGATCCGGCCGAGATCGACCGGCGGCAGGACCAAGGCGCCGGCATGACCCGTCCGGAGCTGTGCGTCCTGCTGGCGTACGCGAAGATCGATCTGTCCGAGGCGCTGCTCGCCTCCGACGTCATCGACCAGCCCGAGTTCGACGAGGTCCGGACCCGCTACTTCCCGACCCCGGTGGCCGAGCGGTTCGGGGACCTGCCCGAACGCCACCGCCTGGGTCGCGAGCTGGTGGCCACCGTCGTCGCGAACGACCTGTGCAACCGGCTCGGCATCACCTGGGCGACCCGCACCGCGGGTGATCTCGGCTGCGACGTCGCCGAGGTCGCCGGCGCCTACTGGCTGGCCCGTGAGGTGATCGACGCCGACGGCCTGTGGCGCGAGGTGGAGGGGCTCGACGCCCGCACCGACCCGGTCCTGCAGCTCGAGCTGAAGGCGCGGGTCGACTGGCTCGTCGACGCGTTCGCGCGGTCCTACGTCCGCATGGGACGGGTGGCCGACATCAGCGCCGCCGTCGCCGACGACCGTCCGCTCTTCCGCGACCTCGCCGAGCGGACCGCGAAGGCCGACCTCCGCGAGCAGCGCCGGTCGATCCGCGAGGCCGCCGAGCGGTGGATCGACCTCGGCATCGACGAGGAGGTCGCCACCCGCATGGCCGCCCTGCCGGCGCTCATGCTGGTGCCCGGGATCGCGGTGACCGCCCGCTCGGCGCACCGGTCGGTCGCGGACTGCGCGGCGGTGTACGAGGGTCTGGCCCGGCACCTGCCCCTCGAGCAGCTGAACGCCGGGTTGATGGCCTACGAGCCGCACGGCCGGTGGCAGCGCGGGCAGCACCGCGGCCTGATCGACGACCTGCGCGGCATCCACCACACCCTGGCCCGCCAGGCCATCGCCGAGGACGCGGGCACGGGTGACGACGCCGACCCGGCGGAGGTGGTGGAGCGCTACCTCGCCGCCCGCGAGGACGCGGTGGCACAGGCCGGCGACATCGCCCGCCAGGTCCGGTCCCAGACCGACTCGGACCTCGACGCCCTCGCGGTGGCGGTCCGCGCCCTGGGGCAGATCATCGCCTGA
- a CDS encoding ACT domain-containing protein: protein MHKDFTLIPDDQPGVLARLGEACGRADISIEGLSAFTGQGKGVVHVLVPDAEHALEVLAEAGLDVRAARDVVVVEIADQPGAMGEICRSVADAGINIEQAYLATGGRMVMVVDDVDRARELLGVP, encoded by the coding sequence GTGCACAAGGACTTCACGCTCATCCCCGACGACCAGCCCGGCGTGCTGGCGCGCCTCGGCGAGGCCTGCGGCCGGGCCGACATCTCGATCGAGGGCCTCAGCGCCTTCACCGGGCAGGGCAAGGGGGTCGTGCACGTCCTCGTCCCCGACGCCGAGCACGCCCTCGAGGTCCTGGCCGAGGCCGGCCTCGACGTCCGCGCGGCCCGTGACGTCGTGGTGGTCGAGATCGCCGACCAGCCCGGCGCGATGGGGGAGATCTGCCGGTCGGTCGCCGACGCGGGCATCAACATCGAGCAGGCCTACCTGGCCACCGGCGGGCGGATGGTGATGGTCGTCGACGACGTCGACCGCGCTCGCGAGCTGCTCGGCGTCCCGTAG